Within Dermacentor variabilis isolate Ectoservices chromosome 8, ASM5094787v1, whole genome shotgun sequence, the genomic segment gaaagaaatgtagCGGCGGTTCTCAGTTCTCCATTGATTCCGGGAGGCGGAGCTCTTGTTTTTTCCACTTCCGGCGGCAACAGCCGAATGCTTCCGCCTGCGCTTCGATAGCTCCTTTCAGCGAGCGTTCTAGCGGGCCTCCGAGACGGTAACAGATGCCGTGGCCGCAGCACGTGATGTAGGCTGCAGGTGTGCGCcgcgttgccttttcgcggagcgagaaaagggagagggcacaGAACCGGGTTTATCGGACCACGCGGCAGCCCGGAACCCCCCCTCTAAGCGACCACGCATACGGCTGATTCATAcaaacagctgcgctgtaaaacgCTTCAAGCACACGCGCGCCGTccgatttcggaggccatgccaCGGCTAGATACAGCtatgtggctagccgattcgccCGTCTGTCACtcgtacgccgaaaactcctctaGCACAACCCCCTGCgcaagcgcgaaaaaaaaaaaaaaaaaggcgtaacCGTTAACGGTGCTTAGGTTCGGTTAATTCCCGTTGATCAATGATTCCTTGCGCGTTCCACAGACCTTGAACTCACCGACGTCGGGAGCAGCCGGAAGCCACCGCGTCAGAACCGACATGGCGTCATCGAGCTGTTGATGGGCCCGGCTACCATCGATGCTAGTTAAGTTGTTATCGAACCAGAGCCTGTCGCAGCTGGAGCCGACGTGATGCTCTAGAAACTCCCGCCTCAAGCGGGCGTTGGCTCCGGCGAAGGTGCTGTTGCCGTCATATTGCCGCCGCCGACGTTGCTCCTGCTCGCGGGCCCGCCGTAGTCGCTTTCGTTCAACGTCGCGACTGAGTTCGGCTTCTCGGTTGGCGGCGTCCGCCCGCCATTGCCGCTTGCATTCCGCTTTGCGCTGAAGCACTGCTTGGAAGGCTGCTGGATCCTCGGCAcggagttgctgcttgcgctctgctgcacgagcctgttcttgtgcccgggctgcagcatcggcacggcgcagacgggctcgttcccggttctgctcgcggcgtcgcttatcgaaagctgcctgctcctcaagagtacgtatgacgcgcggCCTACCCATCTCGgggccggagagaaactgctgcgcgcgcgctcggcagcgacggagagcaacgatcGACGTcattactggcgcagccaatcgcgagCCTCTCTTTTCGCGCACGGGGTTGCGtcggagttttcggcgtacaggcgacggacGGCAGGACGGACGAATCgcctagctatatacagcttcgctgtaaaaatcaccgcccaagcactccgtacagatggttaaccagcgaagctgaaacgtgcggccccggtgtttatcactgggttaatcctaacggttcattaaacgacggcttggtgcgCTACCGGATGCTctcagtacgcagttgctgcttccgCTCGACTACACAAGCCTGTACTTGTGCCCTGGCTGTAGCATTGGCAAGACGTACAGCTCGCGGCGTCGCTGATTGAAAGCTGCTTGCTTTTCAGGAGTACGTCCGACgagtggcctacccatttcaagCCGgacagaaactgctgcgcgcgcgtcAGGGTTACCCAGTGATAAACGCCGGGGCCGcacgtgtcagcttcgctggttaaccatctgtacggagtgcttgggcggtgatttttttttttactcagagTTTACAGAGATAAACTCTACGCCTTTGCCTTTATTGCCCTGCCACCAGGGCTCCGTCTCCTTGGTCACCACCGCTTCTTCCTCCTTATGAAAGATCCCTGCTTTTTGCGTTACGTAACACTGACGGTGCGGCAGGGCTGTTTACGCGCGAAATTCGAAAAGAAAAACATTCGTCCATTTTCTCAGACGGTAGCCAACCCTTTCCGTAAAGATCAAAAAGGTCTCGAAATAATGACTCTGAGGCGATTTCAGAAGTGGTGCGGTTTCGTTACTGCCTCGTCACTTCCCTTTTCTAACCAAATGTCGCCTCGGGgtcacctaagcacttcttacgagttgtgaatgcgaaatcattatcgTCTAATTGaccgccgctgagcagtccttccgAAACGTTTGACGCTGCGAGTAATGAGACGCGAGGCATGCGCGACGCAGTTCGAATGCCGTGACTCTCTGACCTGGGAAGTGTTGTTCCAGGAGGGAATGCGTCTTCTCCGGTGCCTTGGTCCCATCGTCAGAAAACCACAATCTGTCGCACACACTACACGCGCTGCCGAACGGATTCTCGACGAACGCTTTGACGAATCGGTCTGTGGCTGCTCGGTGCAACCGCGATCTTGCTTCGGCTTCCTCTACGAGCATCTGGCGCCTCGCCTCTGCCTGCTCCTTCCTCCTGCGACGCTTTGCTTCGGCTTCGCGTCGTCGAAACGCTTCGTCTTGCCGCTTGAGACGCTTTGCGTGGCGATCCGCTTCCGCCTCACGCTTTCGTACGGCTTCGTGCTGTCTCCGAGCGCGCTGCGCTGCTGCTCGTTCAGCCCGGCGCGTTTTGGCGTCTGGAGACTTGGCGGCGGTGGATTTCGCTGCCCGCCTCTTCGCTCGTCTTGCCGCGTTCTTCCGCTCCCTCACTTCGTCTGCAGTGTACTGGCGTGGACGGCCGCGTTTCCGTACGGCCGAGGTTGAGGCCGCCGGCGATATAGATGCTCGAGACTCCATACCGGTACGTGCCGCCCGAGCCAGCGTCAGGgcggtgccctctcccctcacgcgagAGCTGGCGCGCAGCTGTTGCCTTCCGCCTAGTCTCGCTCGCTCGTGGCGTGGTGTCCACGTGACGTCGTGTTtcagccaatgggaattcaggtgccattttgctgctacagacgccggcttttccgCTCAATGGGTCATTCGACGTTTTCGTATCGAAAAAAACTATGTGCATGTGAAATTATTCGTTCGCTCACGAGCTTGTCGATCGACTGTAGCCTGACAGGACGCGCCGCGCGCAGGGCACACGGAGACGGGAACGCCTCTCGAAGAAAGGGGAGCCACTCTCTTTGAACTGCTTGCTCGTTCGCACCCATCATTTCCCTTACCCACAGATGCTGAGCCGTGTGCCCTACGAGGGCTGCATAAACATGCATCTTTTCTCCACCACAATAACTTCCCTACTCccctcaccaccaccaccttgaTCGACCGGAGCCGGTGGTGACAGGCGTTGCAGTGGACACCGATAGCTCTCGTCCGAGATTAAACGTACAGACGGAGCCGAGATGTGCGGCCCGGGTGTTTATAACTGGCCCTAATTCCGACCGTTCGTTAAACTCTTACTCGATTACTGGTTACGGCTTTCGTGTTTCGCaatgaggttacgcacacgtttgGCCTGGGTGTACGGTGCCACCACGTTGACGTCGGCGTCGTCGCTGCTCCGCCTCGCGGGCCCGAAACGCCGGATCCTTGGCCCGACGTCGCCGCTGGCGATATCGCTCGGccgcggcgtcggcggcgtagcGCTGCCGCTTCAGCTCCGCTTCGCGAGCTAGCTCGGCCGCGCGAGCCGCCGGGTCGGCCCGACACTGCCGCTTGCGCGCCGCATCGCGAGCCCGATCTTCTGCCGAGGCGTGCGCGCGACGCCGACGCGATCTCGCCCGCTCCTGCTCCCGGCGCTGTCGCTCGTAGGCCAGCTGCTCTTCAGGAGAACGAACGATGCGTGGCCGTCCCATTGCGGAGTCGCCTCGCGGGCACGTACGTAGTGCGtttctccgaaacagcgtcgtTGTTCGTATGCTACATCTACAGCGTGCGATAGCGGTACGCACGTTACGACTCCGCTTTCTCTCTAGTCACGGGCGGCAGCCGATCAGCAAACAGCCCCTCTCAGAAAGTCGCAAAACGCGTATTTTTTTCTGGTTAAAAAACCTTCGTGAGACAGAAACCACAGCGAGCTCCCCTTCTCTCTCCTTACCCCCTTTTTTTGACAGCGACCAACCGATCGAACCAATCGCTGCGACCTCCCGTCGAAATTACGCCCAAAGCTATTTCGCGGTCTGTTTTGGGATATGGCGTCTCTCAACAGAAGTGCGATGCGTGGAGATTGCCGAAtccggtacgtacgcgaagggagtaAAGCGGATGCGCGTACCCGTTCACGGCAGCGAAACGAGGCACTGCCTGTGCCTTTCGGCAACGCTTCACAGCGCGTACCATACGCACGCGCTCCGATGACGCACACCGTCGCAACGCCGTCACCACACGCTCGCGCTGCCCGTTGTCACGTACCGTATCAAAGGCCAGTCAGATCGCCCGCGAACCAGAGATGGGTCACACACACCCCACACGCAGAGCCGAACGGATCGTTCAGAAACTCACGCTCAAACCGCGCCGAAACACCGGGGAAACGTTGCGGAGGCTTGTAGCACCGTCGCCGTTTCGCGTTTTCGGCCTCGCTGTATTCGGGGTCGTCGCGGGCTTGCCGTTTGCGAGCGGCTTCCGCCGCCCGCTTCTCGCCGGTGATGCTCTGTCGCCGCCTCCGCTCGCGTTTCCGGTGCTGTTCGCGCGCCCACTCGTCATGGGCCCGCAGCAGATCGTCGCCGGGTCCGGGATAGCTGCGACGGGCCTTGGCGGCGTCCCGCCGCCGGCGCTGACATTCCCGGTTCTGCGCGCGCCGACGCTCTTGGCGGGCCAGACGGGCACGCAGCGGGTCGAGCTCGTCGGCGGACGCACGACTGGCCCTAGCGGCTGCGCGCCGCCGGCGCgcacattctcgctgcttctCCCGTCGTCGTTCTAGGTGGACGCGTTGCTCCTCTTCGGTGCGCACGATACGCGGCCGCCCCATGGAACCGCTCGAGAACGACTCCCGATAAGGCTCGCTCCAGGCGACACTGAAGTCGCTCTACAGACGAGCAGACATAAGACGATACACACGTGTATGTTTATTACGGCCTTTTCACCGATACGGTTGCCCCCTAGCGGCACTGCGCCGAGCTCAATCGGTCATCAATCACTCCAGACTTGCGACGAGCGCACCGGGACGAACAATGGGCCATCCATCGTACGTTTTGACACTTATGCTAATGAACCTACGAGACTGGGCTCTTTTACACTAGCTCTGGTGACAAAATGTTTTTCTTTGTCGACGCGACGGTGTACACGCATGGACGTAGAAAAATTGCCGGGGTGGCCGTATGCAGCTTGGCTGTAagaacttgtaccgcagattcccTTCTCCCATTTCTGTGCATTCGTTGACGGCCACGTGGCAAATGAAATGCATTTTCATGTTTGCTTCGTATTCTATAGACACGCACCTTTGTGAGTTGCCAGTGCTACGAGATATTCGATCCCCACGAGACAAAATGGCCTTTTGAGGTCATCACAATTTTCTTAATTGTTTAGTAGCATACAAAAATAGCACGTACGGAGCAGTTTAAATAATTGCAGCCTCTGCAAGGACAAATGGCAAGACAGCAGAGTACACAAAGTTTCAATGTTGCTCTGAATGCACGACTGTTTAGTTGCATTCTTTTCCTATTGGTTTTCCACACGCGTAAATTTCCcaatgcatcttgaaaggttatatTACCCCACttgcttattaaatttgacatgACAAATGCgcaggctatcgtaatgaattttctacgatagcatATTTAACTCCGTGGCatgaataaacagcgtcgtcaATTTGTTTCAGAATATTTCATGTACACTGCTCTtctctgatctttttttttttttttgcatgcaaggAGACCAATATACCTTTACTATGTTgcagactttgtatccttactgcaccaGTATTAAGCCTGGCTTTGAACGCTAATTAATTATACTGTTGCATAACATTGTTAGCTTGCACAGTGACAGCGCACCCTCCCGCAATGTCATGTGAAACTTGTGCAGCAATTCAAGATGCACGCACACAGCCTGTTATTATGTGGATGAAACAGTAGAAGACAAcatgttaaagaaaagtaaaccaaactgtgcagtgaagtcagccagttgctcTTTGTGTGAATGATGAATGATTGTATCCTTCAAGTATAAACGGTTCTCGCATGTCCACAGCTAATCAAGTGTGCAGAGGTATTCATGCGTAACATGTTTCTAGTAACATCTTCTATTAAAGTTTGTGTTAACACGTTACTGTGCAAACCCATATATATTCTCTGTCATTACTACCTTTAGAAGTAATGAAGTACAATGTTACTTGCAAGAACATTTCACCCTGGGATTTTTAAAAGAAATTGCTGCATTTCAAGTACACAATATGCAGTTTATATAATAAAGGGCtacaaacagctttttttttgcaatgacacacTCATTTCTCGCAATTTTTACATAcatacaagcaagaaaaaaaaaacacaaatgcgtCGACAATGAAATTGttttcaatttattcacctgccactatggctgtggcattctgctgctaataCAAGGTgaggggttgaattgccagccGTGGCAGTCACATTTCTATGGCAATCGCTATTCAACACGCATTGTTCAATGCGACgcaattaaagaaataaacacaatgatcagaaaggcatataagcaggcaaTGGGCCTGCTGATCAGTATGTCCACAGCCCACCTTGTAcgactaggagtgcacaacacagcCGACGAGCTGATTAAGGCACATTTATCCAGCCAGCAAATTAGGTTGGCGGTTACGGAAATGGAGAGGTCCATCCTCTTGTGTCTGGGGCTCTCTGCACCACTCAGCCATCCGCCGTCTCAGATTGAGAGCTTGCCCCCATGCCATCGGGAAAAACATCACCATATGTCCCCTACCTCATAACATTCAGTGCACCATGTTAACCCAGTGCACCATGCATAGCGAAAGGAAGCCCGCATCCAAGCCATACACAAGTAATATGGGAGTcaaccctctacagcctacatgGATGCAGGGTCTAACCCCAGGCGCGCAGGCACAACAGGCACGATAATCAACAAAGAACATGGAAGCAGCATTTCACTCCCCCAAAGCAATCCCCTACAAGCCGGAGAAGCGGCCATAggcctcgcgctctcccaaacagaggtgtACATGACAGTGACTGACTCCCAACAGGCATGACGCAGCTtcgctagcggcagaattcatgcCATTGCACTCAAAATCATCAACCAAAGGCCA encodes:
- the LOC142589973 gene encoding uncharacterized protein LOC142589973 isoform X2, whose product is MESRASISPAASTSAVRKRGRPRQYTADEVRERKNAARRAKRRAAKSTAAKSPDAKTRRAERAAAQRARRQHEAVRKREAEADRHAKRLKRQDEAFRRREAEAKRRRRKEQAEARRQMLVEEAEARSRLHRAATDRFVKAFVENPFGSACSVCDRLWFSDDGTKAPEKTHSLLEQHFPVGEALPAADGVKARRARVHRTTERRWSLVTCPHHSTSAAGTLRVATADFSAVFPDIDFKQAVEAACDKAPFIEASLASSTCRVEPWRGLQDKCVGEHEALLQHAEQSCQTEHHITLVRCTKPQVSTCSVEVQADPWWQHHCGIQPIGVDLCET
- the LOC142589973 gene encoding uncharacterized protein LOC142589973 isoform X3 gives rise to the protein MGRPRIVRTEEEQRVHLERRREKQRECARRRRAAARASRASADELDPLRARLARQERRRAQNRECQRRRRDAAKARRSYPGPGDDLLRAHDEWAREQHRKRERRRRQSITGEKRAAEAARKRQARDDPEYSEAENAKRRRCYKPPQRFPGVSARFELGEALPAADGVKARRARVHRTTERRWSLVTCPHHSTSAAGTLRVATADFSAVFPDIDFKQAVEAACDKAPFIEASLASSTCRVEPWRGLQDKCVGEHEALLQHAEQSCQTEHHITLVRCTKPQVSTCSVEVQADPWWQHHCGIQPIGVDLCET